Proteins from one Periplaneta americana isolate PAMFEO1 chromosome 6, P.americana_PAMFEO1_priV1, whole genome shotgun sequence genomic window:
- the pros gene encoding homeobox protein prospero isoform X2, which translates to MMSSEEEAECFGLYGDKLLKKAKRTRQRVDAGEPRNSYSSIPNFSSRPTFLSGGLYGAIFSQSHQHFGLFGPGFGPAKMLNELLGRQAKQAADAATAPDNMMTMDSASSDGKANFDCLNATSVIRRGLEEDGSPPPNDIAHHMLRDILQGRKKDLLTLEQELRGVNVSGNGGEANSPDNNNSINNNNNNELKNGGIVSAGGGDTSDTETGGGGGTGKPLAVNGGDMNMDTSDVNSAEDEAAAAAAMEEALSEVGVVSKQQQAELMEDALNSMNGGGASDSEPSMASPASESLANPKEDADAETPGVADLSKEQESPCAPPVAPKPEQLELKRARVENIVSSMRSSPALPVVNGCKKRKLYHPQQHDNSAERYNSAGYGLGLGLGLLLDDDDELEPPEVRQKRVEKNALKNQLRTMQEQLAEMQQKYVQLCTRMEQESDCQDTEDVTSDLEQDGSSMPIPDKPASTPVTTPVKEVVPCSPVANQPGMSPAVSKLVSAKLHPHPNAPHPPPHQHPMLPTLNGGLSLLQQQQQQQQQQQQQQQVQQQQQQQQPPPPHGPQHDSHPQPPLQHHHHQQHHHHHAISNAAAMYLGVSHKLFLENEARLAKDAAVAAAVAAEQQHQHQQQQQQQQQQQQQQQQQVQQQQQQVQQQQQPQQPPQQHPTQQQHGGGGQPGPPQMQANHPQQHPHQPPPPGQPPMPKGSSVSTDFSERFSLFRNNVSAMAPVSGSDLEGLADVLKTEITASLTNLIDSIVARFVQQRRFLGKQSEVAAAAAEQLNKDLLMASQLLDRKSPRTKVIDRGGTTGGGGGGNVGGPRINGNAFPNLGMTHSNNNPENNINTMNLPHVRPSPNAAMFQPPKAPGNVVNSSAAAAALYSSMSGMGGPHMNPFCMSEGREGMPEQNEALSLVVTPKKKRHKVTDTRITPRTVSRILAQDGMAVAAAGAMQDGAPGNKYGNLMASTSGGGGGGGGGGGGGGGSGAESPPPRPYHPPPPPILPVSLPTSVAIPNPSLHESQVFSPYSPFYNAHHQQQQQQQQQQQQQQQQQQQQQQQHQHQHMASSSPPGGMGVGSGDPRDSPPLPHPPTLLHPALLAAAQHGGSPDYGHLRAGSGMGGGADSVDRNSDCNSGDGPYDGIQPTISFSNAQTSSCHSSTLTPMHLRKAKLMFFWVRYPSSAVLKMYFPDIKFNKNNTAQLVKWFSNFREFYYIQMEKYARQAVSEGVKNAEDLHVSGDSEIYRVLNLHYNRNNHIEVPSNFRFVVEQTLREFFKAIQGGKDSEQSWKKSIYKIISRLDDPVPEYFKSPNFLEQLE; encoded by the exons ATGATGTCATCAGAAGAGGAAGCCGAATGTTTCGGGTTGTATGGAGATAAACTGTTGAAGAAGGCAAAACGAACGAGGCAGCGCGTGGACGCAGGCGAGCCAAGGAATAGCTACTCGTCGATTCCAAACTTCAGTTCGCGACCGACGTTCCTGAGCGGCGGTTTGTACGGCGCAATCTTCAGCCAGAGCCACCAGCACTTCGGTCTGTTCGGGCCGGGCTTCGGGCCCGCCAAGATGCTCAACGAGCTGCTGGGCCGCCAGGCGAAGCAGGCGGCCGACGCGGCGACAGCGCCAGACAACATGATGACCATGGACTCTGCCAGTTCTGACGGCAAGGCCAACTTCGACTGTTTGAACGCGACGTCGGTGATCCGTAGGGGACTAGAGGAGGACGGCAGTCCGCCCCCCAATGACATTGCGCACCACATGTTGAGAGACATTTTGCAGGGACGGAAGAAGGACTTGTTGACGTTAGAGCAGGAGTTGCGGGGTGTGAATGTGAGTGGGAACGGAGGCGAGGCTAACTCGCCCGACAACAACAATagtataaacaacaataataacaacgaaCTGAAGAACGGGGGGATAGTGAGTGCGGGTGGTGGTGACACGAGTGACACCGAGACGGGGGGTGGCGGCGGCACCGGGAAGCCGCTCGCGGTGAACGGGGGGGACATGAACATGGACACGTCTGACGTGAACAGCGCCGAGGACGAAGCCGCCGCCGCGGCGGCAATGGAAGAGGCGCTCAGTGAGGTGGGCGTCGTATCCAAGCAGCAACAGGCCGAGCTCATGGAGGACGCCCTCAACAGCATGAACGGCGGCGGCGCCTCCGACTCGGAGCCCTCTATGGCGTCGCCCGCGTCCGAGTCGCTGGCAAATCCCAAGGAGGATGCGGACGCCGAGACGCCCGGCGTCGCCGACCTCAGCAAGGAGCAGGAGTCGCCGTGCGCTCCGCCCGTGGCGCCCAAGCCGGAGCAGCTGGAGTTGAAGCGAGCTCGTGTCGAGAACATCGTGTCGTCCATGCGCTCCAGCCCGGCGCTGCCCGTCGTCAACGGCTGCAAGAAGCGCAAACTGTATCACCCGCAGCAGCACGACAACAGCGCCGAGCGCTACAACTCGGCGGGCTACGGGCTGGGTCTGGGTCTGGGGCTGCTGCTGGACGACGACGACGAGCTGGAGCCACCCGAGGTGCGCCAGAAGCGCGTCGAAAAGAATGCGCTTAAGAACCAGCTGCGTACCATGCAGGAGCAGCTAGCCGAGATGCAGCAGAAGTACGTACAGCTGTGCACGCGCATGGAGCAGGAGTCGGACTGTCAGGACACGGAGGACGTGACGAGCGACCTGGAGCAGGACGGCAGCAGCATGCCCATCCCGGACAAGCCGGCCTCCACGCCCGTCACCACGCCCGTCAAGGAGGTCGTGCCCTGCTCGCCCGTGGCCAACCAGCCGGGCATGTCGCCCGCCGTGTCCAAACTGGTGTCGGCCAAGTTGCACCCTCACCCCAACGCTCCACACCCGCCCCCGCATCAGCACCCCATGTTACCCACGCTCAACGGCGGCCTGTCGCtcctgcagcagcagcagcagcaacagcagcagcaacaacagcagcagcaggtgcagcaacagcaacagcagcagcagccccCGCCGCCCCACGGTCCGCAGCACGACTCGCACCCCCAGCCGCCTCTTCAACACCACCATCATCAGCAGCATCACCACCACCACGCTATCAGCAACGCGGCAGCTATGTACCTGGGCGTCAGCCACAAGCTCTTCCTGGAGAACGAGGCGCGACTGGCCAAGGATGCGGCCGTCGCGGCGGCGGTGGCGGCGGAGCAGCAGCACCAAcatcaacaacaacagcagcagcaacagcagcaacaacagcaacagcagcagcaggtgcagcaacagcagcagcaggtgcagcaacagcagcagccaCAGCAGCCGCCCCAGCAGCATCCGACCCAGCAGCAGCACGGTGGCGGTGGGCAGCCAGGCCCACCCCAGATGCAGGCGAACCACCCCCAGCAGCACCCGCACCAACCGCCGCCGCCCGGCCAGCCGCCGATGCCCAAGGGCTCCTCCGTGTCCACGGACTTCTCGGAGCGCTTCTCGCTGTTTCGCAACAACGTGAGCGCCATGGCGCCTGTGTCGGGCTCTGACCTGGAAGGGCTGGCCGACGTCCTCAAGACGGAGATCACGGCTTCGCTCACCAACCTCATCGACTCCATCGTGGCGCGCTTCGTGCAGCAGCGCCGCTTCCTCGGCAAGCAGTCCgaggtggcggcggcggcggcagaGCAGCTCAACAAGGACCTCCTCATGGCCTCGCAGCTACTAGACCGCAAGTCGCCGCGCACCAAGGTCATCGACCGGGGGGGCACGACCGGCGGCGGCGGGGGCGGCAACGTGGGCGGCCCCCGAATCAACGGCAACGCGTTTCCAAATCTCGGCATGACGCACTCCAACAACAACCCCGAGAACAACATCAACACCATGAACCTGCCGCACGTGAGGCCGTCACCTAACGCGGCCATGTTCCAGCCGCCCAAGGCGCCGGGCAATGTCGTCAACTCATCTGCGGCGGCGGCAGCCCTCTACTCGTCCATGAGTGGCATGGGTGGTCCACATATGAACCCGTTCTGCATGTCGGAGGGCCGCGAAGGCATGCCTGAGCAGAACGAGGCATTGAGCCTCGTGGTCACGCCCAAGAAGAAGCGCCACAAGGTGACGGACACGCGCATCACGCCGCGCACCGTCAGTCGCATCCTAGCGCAGGACGGCAtggctgtggcggcggcgggggcGATGCAGGACGGCGCCCCGGGCAACAAGTACGGCAACCTCATGGCCTCCACTAGCGGGGGTGGCGGTGGAGGAGGCGGCGGAGGTGGAGGTGGCGGAGGAAGCGGCGCCGAGTCGCCGCCGCCACGTCCTTACCACCCGCCCCCGCCACCCATCCTTCCCGTGTCGCTGCCCACGTCGGTGGCCATCCCCAACCCCAGCCTGCACGAGTCGCAGGTCTTCTCGCCCTACAGCCCGTTCTACAACGCGCACCACcaacagcagcaacagcaacagcaacagcagcaacagcaacagcagcagcaacagcaacaacagcagcaacacCAGCACCAGCACATGGCGTCCTCGAGTCCGCCCGGAGGCATGGGGGTGGGCAGCGGGGATCCGCGGGACTCGCCGCCCCTGCCGCACCCGCCGACGCTCCTCCACCCCGCACTGCTGGCGGCGGCGCAGCACGGCGGCTCCCCTGACTACGGCCACCTGCGCGCCGGCTCGGGCATGGGCGGCGGCGCCGACAGCGTCGACCGCAACTCGGACTGCAACTCGGGTGACGGCCCCTACGATGGCATTCAACCAACAATATCCTTTTCCAATGCACAGACCTCGA GTTGCCACTCCTCAACCCTCACCCCGATGCACCTGAGGAAAGCCAAGCTGATGTTCTTCTGGGTGCGGTACCCCAGTTCAGCCGTCCTCAAGATGTACTTCCCCGATATAAAGTTCAATAAGAACAACACCGCTCAGCTAGTCAAGTGGTTCTCCAACTTTAG